The genomic segment GGGGAAGGCTCCGGGCGCGTCTTATTTTTTGCTGGCATAAAGGGGTCGATCGGTCGTCATGGCTTACGTTATCACCGAACCGTGCATCGGGACTAAGGACAAATCGTGCGTCGATGTCTGTCCCGTTGACTGCATCCACGGTAAGGACGAAGATGAAATGCTTTTCATCGACCCCGAAGTTTGCATCGATTGCGGCGCGTGTGTATCGGCATGTCCGGTCGAGGCGATCTTCGCCGATTCGGACGTTCCGGAGAAGTGGACCAACTTCACCGAAATCAACGCCGAGTATTTTAAGAAATAGGCGAACCGGAATAACGTGCGGGCGACCGGCCGGGAACTGATCGACAGTCCGGTCGAGTCGCGCGGCGAACTCGAACAAAGCCTGCGCGATATCGAGAAGGCCAACCGGTGGCTCGGCGGGGCCGCTCCCGTTCGCCGGCAGATTCGAGCGCTCGCACCGGCTCGCGTGCTCGATGTCGGCACCGGGAGCGCGGATATCCCTCGCGCGTTACTCGCC from the Candidatus Baltobacteraceae bacterium genome contains:
- a CDS encoding ferredoxin family protein encodes the protein MAYVITEPCIGTKDKSCVDVCPVDCIHGKDEDEMLFIDPEVCIDCGACVSACPVEAIFADSDVPEKWTNFTEINAEYFKK